In uncultured Campylobacter sp., a genomic segment contains:
- a CDS encoding 4Fe-4S binding protein encodes MAVKITDICISCGSCIDECPTNAIVDDADNPTGEDAYYVYADKCVECVGFNDEPACASACPTDGCIVWDAPYAGQPSRAEITADMRMGSTAVIQ; translated from the coding sequence ATGGCAGTAAAAATAACAGATATTTGCATAAGCTGCGGCTCTTGTATCGACGAGTGCCCGACAAACGCTATCGTAGACGACGCAGATAACCCGACTGGAGAGGACGCATACTATGTCTATGCAGATAAATGCGTAGAGTGTGTAGGATTTAACGACGAACCTGCATGCGCCTCAGCCTGTCCTACCGACGGTTGTATCGTTTGGGACGCTCCTTATGCAGGACAGCCTTCTCGCGCCGAGATAACCGCCGATATGCGCATGGGCTCAACCGCGGTAATACAATAA
- a CDS encoding SDR family NAD(P)-dependent oxidoreductase, producing the protein MKKYIAITGASSGIGAATAKAFAGRGENLILIARRAEMLQNLKDEIAQIAPELDVVVKICDLACSKNVRELWEKLKSYELKALINNAGFGDYGAVGEQNLDKTEQMLQLNVVVLTLLSSLFARDYKYKPAQLINISSSGGYSMVPNAVTYCASKFFVSAFTEGLHRELAQDKDAKMQAKVLAPAATRTEFGPVATDDAGYDYDAAFKRYHSSEEMAEFLLALYDSDACVGAVNRDSFEFSLSKPRFDYAGK; encoded by the coding sequence ATGAAAAAATATATCGCGATTACGGGTGCAAGTTCTGGTATAGGAGCGGCTACGGCAAAGGCTTTTGCCGGGCGCGGAGAAAATTTGATCCTAATCGCGCGCAGAGCGGAGATGCTGCAAAACTTAAAGGACGAGATCGCGCAGATCGCGCCGGAATTAGACGTAGTAGTTAAAATTTGCGACCTTGCTTGCAGCAAAAACGTCCGGGAGCTTTGGGAGAAGCTAAAAAGCTACGAGCTAAAGGCGCTCATAAATAACGCCGGCTTTGGCGACTACGGAGCCGTAGGCGAGCAAAATTTAGATAAAACCGAGCAGATGTTGCAGCTAAACGTCGTCGTGCTTACGCTGCTTTCTAGCTTATTTGCGCGAGATTATAAGTATAAGCCCGCTCAGCTCATCAATATCTCCTCCTCTGGCGGCTATAGCATGGTGCCAAACGCCGTCACCTACTGCGCGAGCAAATTTTTCGTAAGCGCCTTTACGGAGGGCTTGCACCGCGAGCTAGCGCAGGATAAAGACGCCAAAATGCAGGCCAAAGTTCTAGCGCCCGCCGCGACCAGGACGGAGTTTGGTCCCGTGGCGACGGATGATGCCGGTTACGACTACGACGCGGCTTTTAAGCGCTATCACTCAAGCGAGGAGATGGCGGAATTCCTGCTTGCGCTTTACGATAGCGACGCGTGCGTGGGCGCGGTTAATCGCGATAGTTTCGAATTTAGCCTAAGCAAGCCGAGGTTTGATTACGCGGGCAAATGA
- a CDS encoding SPFH domain-containing protein, giving the protein MPADLNDYFNKKRGSGGGDDNGGESKGPKVNFKTPDFKGFGKISGFAYVIIAIVAVIALTQPFVVINSGEVGIKATAGKYDPSPMQPGLHFFIPFLQKVIVVDTRVRLINYTSGEDMGEAAQKYGAQAQAGIIRKNSISVLDARNLPVSIDITVQYRLNPENAPQTIASWGLSWENKIVDPVVRDVVRSIAGKYTAEELPTKRNDLATAIDEGIRKDIDAQPNKPVELLTVQLREIILPEKVKEQIERVQIAKQEAERTKYEVERANQEALKKAALAEGTAKAAIIEAQGRADAAKIEADAQAYANKEVAKSLDQNLLNLKQIETQGKFNEALRENNDAKIFLTPGGAVPNIWVDTKDKAKQSAIAQ; this is encoded by the coding sequence ATGCCAGCGGATTTAAATGATTATTTTAATAAAAAACGCGGCTCCGGCGGCGGAGACGATAACGGCGGCGAGAGCAAAGGGCCGAAAGTAAATTTTAAAACGCCTGATTTTAAAGGTTTTGGCAAAATTTCTGGCTTTGCCTACGTTATCATCGCGATAGTGGCCGTGATCGCGCTCACGCAGCCTTTTGTAGTGATAAACTCCGGCGAAGTGGGCATCAAGGCGACCGCCGGTAAATACGACCCGTCTCCGATGCAGCCGGGACTACACTTCTTTATCCCGTTTTTGCAAAAAGTCATCGTGGTCGATACGCGCGTACGCCTCATCAACTACACGTCGGGCGAAGATATGGGCGAAGCGGCGCAAAAGTACGGCGCGCAGGCTCAAGCCGGCATCATCCGCAAAAACTCGATCTCCGTTTTGGACGCGAGAAACTTGCCCGTCAGCATCGACATTACCGTGCAGTACCGCTTAAATCCAGAAAATGCGCCTCAAACGATCGCGTCTTGGGGCCTTAGCTGGGAAAACAAGATCGTAGATCCAGTCGTGCGCGACGTTGTGCGCAGTATCGCGGGTAAATACACCGCCGAGGAGCTTCCGACGAAGCGAAACGACCTAGCCACGGCTATCGACGAGGGTATCCGCAAGGATATCGACGCGCAACCGAATAAACCCGTCGAGCTGCTAACCGTGCAGCTACGCGAGATTATCTTGCCTGAAAAGGTAAAAGAGCAGATCGAGCGCGTACAAATCGCTAAGCAAGAGGCCGAGCGAACTAAATACGAAGTAGAGCGCGCAAATCAAGAGGCGCTCAAAAAAGCAGCCCTCGCAGAAGGTACGGCAAAGGCCGCTATCATCGAGGCTCAGGGTCGTGCGGACGCTGCTAAGATAGAAGCCGACGCGCAAGCCTACGCAAACAAAGAGGTTGCAAAAAGCCTCGATCAAAATTTGCTAAATTTAAAACAGATCGAGACGCAGGGTAAATTTAACGAGGCGCTACGCGAAAACAACGACGCGAAGATATTTTTAACGCCTGGCGGAGCGGTGCCGAATATCTGGGTAGATACGAAGGATAAAGCAAAGCAAAGCGCGATAGCACAATAA
- the ilvE gene encoding branched-chain-amino-acid transaminase yields the protein MNPSEFIWMDGKLVKWEDAKVHVLTHSLHYANAVFEGTRAYMTDKGLAVFRLSDHTARLLKSAKMTILNVKYTQKELEDAQVELLRANKFKSNVYLRPIVYLGYGVMGLAHTKAPVNTAIAAWEWGAYLGEEGLKKGIRVKISSFAKLNVGGQMSRAKSSSNYLCSQMANYEAKEAGYDEALLLDSEGYISEGPGECFFIVENGALITPPNDSSLASITQDTVIKIARDLDIEVRRERITRDRAYTADEAFFTGTAAEVTPISDIDNRVIGAGERGAVTKRLQDAYFDVVYGRNPKYASMLTYI from the coding sequence ATGAACCCTTCCGAATTTATCTGGATGGATGGAAAATTAGTCAAATGGGAGGACGCTAAAGTCCACGTCTTAACTCACTCGCTTCACTACGCAAACGCCGTATTTGAGGGCACGAGAGCCTACATGACGGATAAGGGCTTAGCGGTATTTCGCCTTAGCGATCACACCGCGCGCCTACTAAAATCAGCCAAAATGACGATCCTAAACGTCAAATACACGCAAAAAGAGCTTGAAGACGCGCAGGTCGAGCTACTTCGCGCAAATAAATTTAAATCAAACGTCTATCTGCGCCCGATCGTTTACCTAGGCTACGGCGTGATGGGTCTAGCTCACACTAAAGCTCCGGTAAATACCGCAATCGCGGCGTGGGAGTGGGGCGCGTATCTAGGCGAAGAGGGGCTAAAAAAGGGCATCCGCGTGAAAATTTCAAGCTTTGCCAAACTAAACGTCGGCGGTCAAATGAGCCGCGCGAAATCAAGCTCGAACTACCTCTGCTCGCAAATGGCAAACTACGAAGCCAAAGAGGCAGGCTACGACGAGGCGCTGCTGCTTGATAGCGAGGGCTACATCTCAGAGGGGCCGGGCGAGTGCTTTTTTATCGTGGAAAACGGCGCGCTAATCACTCCTCCAAACGACAGCAGCCTAGCTAGCATCACGCAAGACACCGTCATCAAAATCGCTCGCGATCTAGACATCGAAGTGCGCAGAGAGCGCATCACTCGCGACCGCGCATATACTGCGGACGAGGCTTTTTTCACGGGTACGGCGGCCGAGGTCACCCCGATAAGCGATATCGACAACCGCGTTATCGGCGCGGGCGAGCGCGGAGCGGTAACTAAACGCCTACAAGACGCGTATTTTGACGTAGTTTACGGACGCAATCCGAAATACGCCTCGATGCTAACTTATATTTAA
- a CDS encoding DUF3737 family protein, producing the protein MQKFVEQKFIGERAMFGTKDAEFERCGFAAGESPLKHGQNLRLKNCTFEWKYPLWYTKNVAVEGGFLMQTARAGIWYARDASFKDTLIQAPKSFRRCQNLRLENVNLTQAEETLWSCADVEIKNVCARGDYFAMNCENVRVYGLNLDGNYGFDGCKNLLVEDSKLLSKDAFWNCENVTVRNSFISGEYLAWNSKNVTFENCVIESLQGLCYVQNLVLRGCRTLDTTLAFEYSSVDVEILGGIASVKNPLSGVIRAKEIGEIIMQKECVDPAATRIILEK; encoded by the coding sequence ATGCAAAAATTTGTCGAGCAAAAATTTATCGGCGAGCGCGCGATGTTTGGCACAAAGGACGCTGAGTTTGAGCGGTGCGGGTTCGCAGCGGGCGAGTCTCCGCTAAAGCACGGGCAAAATTTGCGCCTAAAAAACTGCACTTTCGAGTGGAAGTATCCGCTGTGGTATACCAAAAACGTCGCCGTGGAGGGCGGATTTTTGATGCAGACGGCGCGCGCGGGCATCTGGTACGCGCGAGACGCGAGCTTTAAAGATACGCTAATCCAGGCGCCAAAATCCTTCCGCAGATGCCAAAACTTGAGGCTAGAAAACGTAAATTTGACCCAGGCCGAGGAGACGCTGTGGAGCTGCGCGGACGTGGAGATAAAAAACGTCTGCGCACGCGGGGATTATTTTGCGATGAACTGCGAAAACGTGCGCGTTTACGGGCTAAATTTGGACGGTAACTACGGCTTTGACGGCTGCAAGAACCTGCTCGTCGAGGATAGCAAACTGCTTAGCAAAGACGCCTTTTGGAACTGCGAGAACGTGACCGTGCGAAACAGCTTCATCAGCGGCGAATACCTCGCGTGGAACAGCAAAAACGTGACCTTTGAAAACTGCGTGATAGAAAGCTTACAAGGGCTTTGCTACGTGCAAAATCTCGTGCTGCGCGGCTGCCGGACGCTAGATACCACGCTAGCCTTTGAGTATTCAAGCGTGGACGTAGAAATTTTAGGCGGAATAGCTAGCGTGAAAAACCCGCTCTCAGGCGTTATAAGGGCAAAAGAAATAGGAGAAATAATAATGCAAAAAGAGTGCGTAGATCCTGCCGCGACTAGGATAATTTTAGAAAAATAA